The Erigeron canadensis isolate Cc75 chromosome 4, C_canadensis_v1, whole genome shotgun sequence genome window below encodes:
- the LOC122596981 gene encoding uncharacterized mitochondrial protein AtMg00810-like, whose amino-acid sequence MCKEFEEIMKSKFEMSAMGEMKFFLGLQVEQKKEGIFIHQTKYVYDILKKFGMDDSSPIGTLIQVNHLLEASNRLDQDVDPTLYRSMIGSLMYLTSSRPDIMGGEFNLYAYTDSDYGGCNFDRKSTSGGCQFLGDRLVSWQCKKQTSVAN is encoded by the exons atgtgcaaagagtttgaagaaATCATGAAGagcaaatttgaaatgagtgcaaTGGGTGAAATGAAATTCTTTCTAGGACTGCAAGTTGAGCAGAAAAAGGAAGGAATTTTTATTCATCAAACCAAATATGTCTATGACATTCTAAAGAAATTTGGTATGGATGACTCTTCACCTATAGGGACTCTAATACAAGTTAATCACTTGTTGGAAGCTTCAAATAGGTTGGATCAAGATGTTGATCCCACATTATATAGGTCAATGATAGGATCACTTATGTATCTTACATCATCAAGACCCGatattat GGGAGGGGAGTTCAACCTGTATGCATATACAGACTCTGATTATGGTGGTTGTAATTTCGATAGAAAATCTACTTCGGGAGGATGTCAATTTTTGGGAGACAGATTGGTATcatggcagtgcaaaaagcaaaCATCTGTTGCAAATTGA